A genomic region of Vitis vinifera cultivar Pinot Noir 40024 chromosome 7, ASM3070453v1 contains the following coding sequences:
- the LOC109121887 gene encoding uncharacterized protein LOC109121887 yields the protein MVALEIFSKAFIYCLIDGGLKERDIITKEDVVTAVAGISPPARCNCSGKSNGTSCSQYSGLILQHVKNTLPPDFYIGTDNYGKSALQIFTETNGQLLDKSKEWLNNTCNSCSFLAALISTVAFASSATVPGGVHQDTGEPIFQHHLAFRFFAMSSPVAPFSSFICLLIFFAILSSWYDYKDFSNNLPWNLILGLTSLFVSMAAMLLCFYSGYFLMLDDHLKYAAILVYVLTFFMVTYFVLQQFPSYFVLLKGTFKKVSERIYQHDSL from the exons ATGGTTGCACTTGAAATCTTCTCAAAGGCCTTCATCTATTGTTTGATAGATGGTG GATTGAAAGAGAGAGACATAATTACAAAAGAGGATGTTGTAACTGCAGTGGCTGGCATATCCCCACCAGCACGTTGCAACTGCAGTGGGAAGTCAAATGGTACGAG ttGTAGCCAATATAGTGGCTTAATATTGCAGCATGTGAAGAACACCTTGCCACCAGATTTCTATATCGGTACAGATAACTATGGAAAGAGCGCACTGCAGATCTTTACAGAAACAAATGGACAACTCCTTGACAAAAGCAAAGAATGGCTCAACAACACATGCAATtcttgttctttccttgcagcTCTGATATCAACCGTCGCTTTTGCCTCATCAGCCACCGTACCAGGCGGGGTCCACCAAGATACTGGCGAGCCAATTTTCCAACACCATTTagcttttagattttttgcaaTGTCATCACCGGTTGCTCCTTTCTCGTCTTTCATCTGCTTGCTCATTTTCTTTGCCATTCTCAGTTCCTGGTACGACTATAAAGACTTTAGTAACAACTTGCCTTGGAATCTTATACTAGGTTTAACCTCTCTCTTTGTATCCATGGCGGCCATGTTATTATGTTTCTACTCTGGGTACTTCTTAATGCTTGATGATCATTTGAAATATGCTGCTATCCTGGTATATGTGCTCACCTTCTTCATGGTCACGTACTTTGTCCTCCAACAGTTCCCATCATATTTTGTTCTCCTGAAGGGTACATTTAAGAAGGTGTCTGAGCGTATATACCAGCACGATTCATTGTAG